A portion of the Candidatus Paceibacterota bacterium genome contains these proteins:
- a CDS encoding ABC transporter ATP-binding protein, whose product MSKNIIEARDVSVTFGSGAHKVEAVKNASLTLAAGEPLGIVGESGSGKSTLARVLAGLQPPTSGQVFFNGQPVYKGNKSYIGEARRQVQMVFQDPYASLNPQMTALSAVAEAVRIHNECDKKEAETKALELLKRMGIAQLDALKKPRQLSGGQRQRVSVARALSANPSVLLADEPTSAIDQSAQAQLLNLFRGLLNQGLAIILVSHDLGVIRYLTNRVYVMKDGVFVESGDTETIFNNPHQDYTKELLASIPGVLGAAARKKRTA is encoded by the coding sequence ATGAGTAAGAACATTATTGAAGCAAGAGACGTGAGCGTCACCTTTGGTTCGGGCGCTCACAAAGTGGAGGCAGTCAAGAATGCATCTCTCACACTCGCCGCTGGTGAACCTCTCGGCATCGTTGGCGAATCGGGAAGTGGTAAATCAACACTTGCCCGCGTTCTGGCTGGGCTTCAACCACCTACTTCCGGGCAGGTTTTCTTTAACGGGCAACCGGTCTACAAGGGGAACAAGTCCTACATCGGTGAAGCACGGCGCCAAGTTCAGATGGTTTTCCAGGACCCATATGCAAGTCTCAATCCGCAAATGACGGCGCTGAGCGCTGTCGCTGAAGCCGTTCGCATTCATAATGAGTGCGACAAGAAAGAAGCGGAGACAAAGGCTCTAGAGCTGCTCAAAAGAATGGGGATCGCTCAGCTCGATGCATTGAAGAAACCTCGGCAGTTATCTGGTGGTCAACGGCAGAGAGTGAGTGTCGCTCGTGCGCTCTCCGCAAACCCATCGGTGCTTCTTGCGGACGAGCCAACTTCAGCAATTGATCAGAGTGCCCAAGCGCAGTTACTCAACCTTTTCCGCGGGTTGCTCAATCAAGGCCTCGCAATCATCCTTGTTTCCCACGATCTTGGAGTTATCCGATATCTCACAAATCGCGTTTATGTAATGAAAGACGGCGTCTTTGTTGAATCTGGAGATACCGAAACCATCTTCAACAATCCACATCAGGATTACACCAAAGAACTACTGGCTTCAATACCAGGGGTACTGGGTGCGGCCGCTCGAAAGAAACGAACTGCATAG
- a CDS encoding ABC transporter ATP-binding protein — MSEKKLLEIVDLQIGIPHPRRETLVIVDNANFDIGYGEMLGIVGESGSGKTMVCRSVIGTLERRGAKVIGGQVLFEGRDLAHASESQWKKLRGKAIGYVPQSALAGPNPVLTIQAQLAEALQKSEGKGSIAEQSKRLLDLVKIRRINTVLKQYPNQLSGGMRQRVMIACALASEPKLLIADEPTTGLDVTVQSQIMELLKEIRGEFGTSIILISHDLALIDDVCDRVVVMHAGATVEVGSVAELVIPRHPYTIALNQSRIDIAEPGSELVTIRGNAPSVGEWPTGCRFAERCIFRQSDCSDGVSHPPLFGERGSHQSACLHTELLEGAR; from the coding sequence ATGAGTGAGAAGAAACTTCTAGAAATAGTCGACCTACAGATCGGCATTCCTCACCCTCGTCGCGAGACTCTCGTCATTGTTGATAATGCAAATTTCGATATCGGTTATGGCGAGATGCTTGGGATCGTAGGCGAATCAGGTTCGGGCAAGACAATGGTTTGTCGAAGTGTGATCGGAACTCTCGAGCGTCGCGGGGCGAAAGTAATTGGCGGACAGGTGCTATTTGAAGGTCGAGATCTCGCTCACGCGAGCGAATCACAATGGAAGAAATTGCGTGGTAAGGCAATTGGATACGTTCCTCAAAGCGCCCTGGCGGGCCCCAACCCTGTCTTGACGATTCAAGCACAATTGGCCGAAGCACTCCAAAAAAGTGAAGGCAAAGGATCGATCGCCGAACAGTCCAAGCGTCTGCTTGATCTAGTGAAGATCCGTCGAATTAACACCGTGCTTAAGCAGTACCCCAATCAACTCTCTGGGGGAATGAGGCAACGTGTCATGATCGCTTGCGCACTCGCCAGCGAGCCAAAACTATTAATCGCAGATGAGCCGACCACTGGTCTCGACGTAACCGTTCAGTCACAGATCATGGAACTCCTCAAGGAGATTCGAGGTGAATTTGGCACTTCTATCATTCTCATCTCTCACGATCTCGCACTCATTGATGATGTCTGCGACCGCGTAGTCGTGATGCACGCGGGTGCGACGGTTGAAGTTGGTTCGGTAGCCGAACTCGTCATACCTCGTCACCCTTACACAATCGCACTTAATCAATCCCGTATTGACATTGCTGAGCCTGGGAGCGAATTAGTCACCATTCGTGGGAACGCTCCTTCAGTTGGCGAATGGCCCACTGGATGCCGCTTTGCGGAGAGGTGCATTTTTAGGCAGAGTGATTGTTCAGACGGGGTGAGTCATCCCCCTCTCTTCGGAGAACGTGGATCACACCAGAGTGCCTGCTTGCATACAGAATTATTGGAGGGCGCACGATGA
- a CDS encoding ABC transporter permease — protein MTTTSLEKQVKRIKRMREGSFGLYFGFSMIIIMIAAGGLIPWLSKYDPNEPGGIPLSPPSHTNYFGTDLLGRDVFTRVFDAVFIDLGTAIIGVSIPLIIGTILGTLLGISRNKRINSLAGSIIDGINAFPFLIFVIALIAFIGPGVPSIILALSLVNWARYARIARTRAVVVNQQGYVEAARILGFSKVRILFKHIIPNVSSETRAYALSDFIIVIIAVAALSFLGMGTPPPQAEWGAMIKDGTQILSVAWWPTIFPGLALCWAGIAVAFVAEGMQRRLRETNTK, from the coding sequence ATGACAACGACATCACTAGAGAAGCAGGTCAAACGCATAAAGAGAATGCGGGAAGGATCTTTTGGCCTTTATTTCGGTTTCTCGATGATTATTATCATGATCGCTGCAGGAGGACTCATCCCGTGGTTGAGCAAGTACGATCCAAACGAACCGGGTGGCATTCCCCTCTCGCCGCCCAGTCATACCAACTATTTTGGAACAGATCTGCTGGGCAGAGATGTCTTCACGCGAGTTTTCGACGCTGTCTTCATCGATTTAGGCACTGCCATTATTGGAGTCTCCATCCCACTTATAATCGGGACAATCCTTGGAACTCTTTTAGGAATTTCAAGGAATAAGAGAATAAACTCCCTTGCAGGATCAATCATTGACGGAATCAATGCTTTCCCATTCCTCATATTCGTGATCGCGTTGATTGCATTTATTGGACCCGGTGTCCCGAGCATCATCCTCGCGCTTTCACTCGTAAACTGGGCTCGATACGCGCGTATCGCTCGAACGAGAGCCGTCGTCGTCAATCAGCAGGGATACGTCGAAGCTGCACGAATTCTTGGTTTTTCAAAGGTTCGAATTCTTTTCAAGCACATTATTCCAAATGTCTCTTCTGAGACGCGTGCATATGCGCTCAGCGATTTCATTATCGTGATTATTGCTGTGGCCGCCCTCTCATTCCTAGGAATGGGGACCCCTCCTCCGCAAGCGGAATGGGGAGCCATGATTAAAGATGGAACACAAATCCTTTCCGTCGCGTGGTGGCCAACAATTTTTCCGGGACTCGCCCTGTGCTGGGCGGGTATCGCCGTAGCATTTGTCGCTGAAGGAATGCAACGCAGATTACGGGAGACAAATACAAAATGA
- a CDS encoding ABC transporter permease codes for MTEANTESPSTVEKETETANRNRAALRRMFLGRALRSLSVGFWVMVIAFLMIRLSPGDPVRIALGIESTEKQVEVMRHKLGLDQNILFQFYHYLIGVFRGDLGFSYFSGRSVSEVIGTHLPVTLMIIALSIGLGALLAIPIALFVAQSKNQFTTYLFRAFTSVSLALPGFFLAVVGLLVFGIRLNWAPAAGYEGSFPANLHYLWLPALVNCGSLVPVLSRVLHSSLMDTLDEEFVETGVIRGVGRIRFYWSYLLRPSLAPTVVLLSYMIGVMIGGTVIMETIFSLPGIGRELITAVDTRDYPIVQGIVMIFGLIVVFFSFIGDLLGYLLDRRVTLS; via the coding sequence ATGACAGAGGCGAACACAGAATCTCCCTCGACAGTCGAAAAAGAGACAGAGACTGCAAATCGAAATCGGGCAGCATTACGGAGAATGTTCCTAGGGCGAGCCCTTCGTTCGCTCAGCGTGGGCTTCTGGGTAATGGTCATTGCCTTCTTGATGATTCGGCTTAGTCCTGGCGACCCAGTTCGAATAGCTCTCGGAATCGAATCCACTGAAAAGCAAGTCGAAGTGATGCGTCACAAGTTGGGCTTAGACCAAAATATCCTTTTTCAGTTCTATCACTATCTGATCGGCGTTTTCCGAGGGGATCTTGGCTTTTCATATTTCTCAGGTCGTTCGGTAAGTGAGGTCATCGGCACTCACCTTCCAGTGACGCTCATGATCATTGCTCTCTCAATTGGCCTCGGCGCACTCTTAGCCATCCCGATCGCTCTCTTTGTCGCACAGAGCAAGAATCAATTTACAACGTACCTCTTTCGTGCATTCACTTCAGTCTCCCTCGCGCTTCCAGGCTTCTTTCTTGCAGTCGTCGGTCTCTTAGTCTTTGGCATTCGGTTAAATTGGGCTCCAGCCGCAGGCTATGAAGGAAGTTTCCCTGCAAACCTTCATTATCTCTGGCTGCCAGCTCTCGTGAATTGCGGTTCGCTCGTCCCTGTTCTTTCTCGCGTTCTCCATAGTTCTTTGATGGACACACTTGACGAAGAATTTGTCGAAACCGGCGTTATCCGCGGCGTAGGAAGAATTCGTTTCTACTGGTCCTATCTCCTTCGCCCTTCTCTCGCACCGACAGTTGTGCTGCTGAGTTACATGATTGGCGTCATGATTGGCGGAACCGTAATCATGGAGACCATCTTCTCGCTGCCAGGTATTGGCCGAGAATTGATTACTGCCGTAGATACTCGCGATTATCCGATTGTCCAAGGCATTGTGATGATCTTTGGACTGATAGTCGTCTTCTTTAGCTTCATTGGCGACCTTCTTGGATATCTACTAGATCGACGGGTGACACTTTCATGA
- a CDS encoding ABC transporter substrate-binding protein has translation MKIRNLRMVVTQLAVVSLAGTLLVGVPAANAATGAKCKLNTPSSISHCDSITVALVGKVVSFDPLSSARTQNQNYITKYLIQGALWRINSSGRPVFDLVASRKVSTNGLVWTIKLKTGLKYSDGVTPVQADDAVYMWELFKSGGVPPVLSAVKNITATDTSTIVITLNTRFDDLPYSLASLYFFMNPRSKAEGNAKYWDNPLSAGPYEIKSWTPGSDEITLKVNPNYWAKPAVDEIKFLAIPDATTRVVALRQGTIDYAFDLPAAVARAQLSDKKTFRGIPVQLQGTFSLDFNLRTMTAGKPWRDAKVRQALSYAIDRKRMGDVAFFGDVKPSCTVVWQSSRLATCMRPGGIAQDLDKAKELLAEAGYSKGFDINIMVMTRAGWPDAASLIAADWKKIGVNATVVPQADAVGVAALTSGAYDVQFIGGTGAIPTQLLRTYYGSTGALTVWTGAGSNDALLNKIDTSPVSQKKALLAQVELAIWNESAHIPLGQRAVYGATRLPANIFQNVAGNDNYYVKQTPPLR, from the coding sequence ATGAAAATTCGTAATTTACGAATGGTGGTTACCCAGCTCGCGGTGGTATCGCTTGCCGGAACTCTTCTCGTTGGAGTTCCTGCGGCCAATGCTGCAACTGGGGCGAAATGCAAACTCAATACGCCATCTTCAATTTCGCACTGTGATTCCATCACTGTCGCCCTCGTCGGAAAGGTCGTTTCTTTCGATCCTCTATCAAGTGCGCGAACACAGAATCAGAACTACATCACAAAGTACCTGATTCAGGGTGCTCTATGGCGCATCAACTCAAGTGGGCGTCCCGTATTTGACTTAGTTGCTTCAAGAAAGGTCTCAACAAACGGACTGGTCTGGACAATCAAGTTAAAGACTGGTCTCAAGTACTCAGACGGTGTTACTCCAGTACAGGCAGATGATGCTGTTTACATGTGGGAACTCTTCAAGAGTGGCGGTGTGCCACCTGTGCTCAGTGCAGTGAAAAACATCACGGCAACAGACACTTCAACAATCGTCATCACACTCAATACACGTTTTGATGATCTTCCATACTCGCTTGCAAGCCTTTACTTCTTCATGAATCCACGGAGCAAAGCCGAAGGAAATGCGAAGTACTGGGACAACCCACTCAGCGCTGGTCCTTATGAGATTAAGTCATGGACGCCAGGTTCTGATGAAATCACTTTAAAGGTGAACCCAAATTACTGGGCAAAGCCAGCCGTTGACGAAATCAAGTTCTTGGCCATCCCAGATGCCACAACTCGCGTTGTCGCACTTCGTCAGGGAACCATTGATTACGCGTTCGACCTTCCTGCTGCTGTAGCTCGAGCACAGCTCTCCGACAAGAAAACTTTCCGCGGAATACCTGTGCAGCTTCAAGGCACATTCTCTCTTGACTTCAATTTGCGCACTATGACTGCAGGCAAGCCATGGCGTGATGCAAAGGTACGTCAAGCACTGTCCTACGCTATTGACCGAAAGCGCATGGGTGATGTCGCCTTCTTCGGTGACGTCAAACCAAGTTGTACTGTGGTTTGGCAATCGAGCCGTCTTGCAACATGCATGCGCCCTGGTGGAATCGCACAGGACCTCGATAAGGCAAAAGAACTTCTCGCCGAAGCCGGATATTCAAAGGGCTTTGATATCAATATCATGGTCATGACCCGTGCTGGATGGCCAGACGCTGCAAGCCTTATTGCCGCTGACTGGAAGAAGATCGGCGTTAATGCCACCGTTGTTCCTCAGGCAGACGCTGTTGGTGTAGCAGCTTTGACCTCTGGTGCTTACGATGTTCAGTTCATCGGCGGCACAGGCGCAATCCCAACACAGTTGCTCCGTACTTACTATGGATCAACAGGTGCGCTCACAGTCTGGACTGGTGCAGGTTCAAACGATGCACTCCTCAACAAGATTGATACGTCTCCTGTTTCCCAGAAGAAGGCACTTCTTGCCCAAGTAGAATTGGCCATCTGGAACGAATCAGCACATATTCCTCTTGGACAGCGTGCCGTTTACGGTGCAACTCGTTTACCTGCCAATATTTTCCAGAACGTTGCAGGCAACGACAATTACTATGTAAAGCAGACCCCACCACTACGTTAA
- a CDS encoding MFS transporter: MDEKKMILSSLQHPNYRIFFIGSSISSIGTWVHRIAQDWLVLELTNSGQALGIVVSAQFLPGFFFSLSGGSLADRFDRRKALILCNFFGSLISLLLGLLVITGKVNVIVVTVAAFLLGTTNAIDGPIRQSYYVILVGEKDLPNALSLNSANLNIGRLIGPVLSGVLIERFGTGPSFIINSVTFIAVLCSLVLIKPELYETEQHAREDDQGARLRSGVNHVLTKPELYMSILAVSFLAMWGQDMQITSAMMAKGTFARGAASFGVLGSSLALGAIVGALVFARNRALPTVRNVGISALKMSAAWFIASVAPNFVLYAVALFFCGYFAMGVNISGNGSLRTYSSPRFYGRAWGIYIFVWQTLIALGAPILGWINQNFSPRIAIGFGAVMAAVMAIYVLERFGSNETKAARVT, encoded by the coding sequence GTGGATGAGAAGAAAATGATTCTCTCCTCGTTGCAACATCCCAATTATCGGATTTTTTTCATTGGGTCATCAATTTCCAGTATTGGAACGTGGGTGCACCGCATCGCACAGGATTGGTTGGTCCTCGAACTCACAAATAGCGGGCAAGCACTTGGCATAGTTGTCAGCGCACAATTCCTACCCGGATTCTTTTTTAGCCTCTCGGGCGGGTCTCTCGCTGATCGATTTGATCGCAGGAAAGCTCTGATTCTCTGCAACTTCTTTGGAAGCCTTATTTCTCTTCTGCTCGGTCTTTTGGTGATAACCGGCAAGGTGAACGTAATAGTAGTAACCGTCGCCGCTTTTTTACTAGGCACAACAAACGCAATTGATGGTCCAATCCGGCAAAGTTATTACGTAATTCTTGTAGGAGAGAAGGATTTACCAAATGCATTGAGCTTGAATTCCGCAAATCTCAATATTGGCCGTCTCATTGGACCCGTGTTGTCAGGTGTGCTCATCGAACGCTTCGGCACCGGACCTTCTTTCATTATTAATTCTGTCACCTTTATTGCCGTGCTGTGCTCGCTGGTCCTCATAAAACCAGAATTGTATGAAACAGAGCAGCACGCCAGAGAGGACGACCAAGGCGCGAGGCTGCGATCAGGCGTGAACCATGTGCTTACAAAGCCAGAGTTATATATGTCGATTTTGGCAGTTTCATTCCTTGCCATGTGGGGACAAGATATGCAGATTACTTCGGCGATGATGGCTAAAGGTACTTTCGCGCGTGGCGCTGCGTCTTTTGGGGTTCTCGGTTCTTCACTTGCTCTCGGAGCGATCGTTGGAGCCTTGGTTTTCGCTAGAAATAGGGCCCTTCCGACGGTCAGAAATGTTGGTATATCAGCATTGAAAATGTCTGCAGCGTGGTTCATTGCCAGTGTGGCTCCAAATTTCGTTCTATACGCGGTTGCTCTCTTTTTTTGTGGGTATTTCGCCATGGGAGTAAATATTTCCGGAAACGGAAGTTTGCGCACATATTCATCACCTCGCTTTTATGGTCGAGCATGGGGAATATACATTTTTGTTTGGCAGACCCTAATCGCACTTGGCGCACCAATTTTGGGTTGGATCAACCAGAACTTCTCTCCACGGATCGCTATCGGGTTTGGTGCAGTGATGGCGGCAGTGATGGCAATTTACGTTCTAGAAAGATTTGGAAGTAACGAAACGAAAGCAGCACGAGTTACATAG
- a CDS encoding neutral/alkaline non-lysosomal ceramidase N-terminal domain-containing protein — MTSTDSPNASLTPRTVIWREDMSALRMGIAQADITPPIGIESGVWGASKHSRSESVHHGLFLTAVAREDEHDQKKFIVGIDLCVLGCLECGENLLARIASELAIDQSDLLFSSSHSHSTPLPCIHRARKDGSELVPGFIEQIVAGTVKACKEAAANIQDVDITWAYGKCDLAVNRDLPCGSQEVVAFNPDIPADDTLAVGRIADRNGKTIGTIVNYACHPTTLAWENRAISPDYVGEARKIVQLATGAPMLFLQGASGDLSPRDGFSGDTHLADKNGTNLGHSVLATLASMQSPARELRWQGIVESGALLGVWREFPTRGPSTLKETRLDVAVRVKEMKSIDELREEWAGIDSDALEERIQRATRLRLGYESGQLVTHPVWVWQWGEAIFVAQPGEAYSYLQIELRKRNPDRIIFVMNLTNYPGLFYLPIRSAYVAPAYQAWQTLLAPGCIEEVVGHVDRYIKESIGKKKGEKK; from the coding sequence ATGACATCCACTGATTCACCCAATGCAAGTTTGACCCCACGCACAGTTATTTGGCGCGAAGACATGAGCGCACTTCGCATGGGAATTGCACAGGCGGATATCACTCCTCCAATTGGAATTGAATCTGGCGTGTGGGGCGCAAGCAAGCATTCCCGGTCAGAGTCCGTTCACCATGGATTATTCCTCACTGCTGTAGCCCGTGAAGACGAACACGATCAAAAGAAGTTCATCGTCGGTATTGATCTTTGCGTACTTGGATGTCTTGAATGTGGAGAGAACCTTCTTGCGAGAATTGCTTCGGAATTGGCGATTGATCAGAGTGATCTGCTCTTTTCCTCGAGCCACTCTCACTCAACACCGCTTCCATGCATTCACCGTGCGCGCAAAGATGGCAGCGAACTTGTGCCGGGCTTTATCGAGCAAATTGTCGCCGGAACTGTTAAGGCATGTAAGGAAGCTGCTGCGAATATCCAAGATGTTGATATTACGTGGGCTTATGGGAAGTGCGACTTGGCTGTGAATAGGGATCTTCCTTGTGGATCGCAAGAAGTAGTCGCTTTCAATCCTGATATTCCAGCCGATGACACCCTAGCGGTAGGTCGTATTGCTGACCGTAACGGAAAGACCATCGGAACAATTGTGAATTACGCCTGTCATCCAACGACTCTGGCGTGGGAAAATCGCGCCATTTCTCCGGACTATGTTGGAGAAGCGCGCAAGATCGTCCAACTTGCAACCGGAGCACCCATGCTCTTTCTGCAAGGTGCGTCCGGTGACTTATCCCCGCGCGATGGGTTCAGCGGTGACACACATCTGGCTGATAAGAATGGAACTAATCTGGGTCATTCGGTTTTAGCAACGCTGGCATCGATGCAGTCACCGGCTAGAGAATTGAGATGGCAAGGAATTGTCGAATCCGGAGCCCTACTAGGGGTTTGGCGTGAATTTCCGACTCGTGGACCTTCAACTCTGAAAGAGACTCGCCTTGACGTTGCGGTGCGAGTGAAGGAAATGAAGAGCATTGACGAACTTCGTGAGGAGTGGGCTGGAATCGATTCAGACGCTTTAGAAGAGCGCATCCAACGTGCCACCCGGCTTCGCCTCGGTTATGAATCAGGACAATTGGTCACCCATCCTGTTTGGGTCTGGCAATGGGGCGAAGCAATTTTTGTCGCTCAGCCTGGCGAGGCTTATTCATATCTTCAGATCGAACTTCGCAAACGTAACCCCGATCGAATTATCTTCGTGATGAATTTGACTAACTATCCAGGCCTTTTCTATCTGCCGATCAGATCAGCCTACGTCGCACCTGCCTATCAAGCATGGCAGACGCTATTAGCTCCGGGATGCATAGAGGAAGTTGTTGGTCACGTTGATAGATACATCAAGGAATCCATCGGGAAGAAAAAAGGGGAGAAGAAATAG
- a CDS encoding neutral/alkaline non-lysosomal ceramidase N-terminal domain-containing protein: protein MSSKADLRPENILWEPPTTRMRAGVAQREINPPIGIRTASWGAAKRHVATGIHNAITTTAMAVIPEAGPVNYLVTVDWGWWQGKADDLAVRGEVIKALSIEENQLMLHLTHTHAGPTTASDVAHEEGGEFVAAYHAKAISQIVAACEEARDHAVVANITWAYGKCDLAVNRDLPCGVEDVLAYNPDVPADDTLTVGRVCDESGKVLGVVVNYACHPTTLAWANSKVSPDFVGEARLLIQDRVKAPMLFLQGASGDLSPRDGFSGDTDLADKNGRILGFATLAVLEKMLPSATRIRFTNTVESGALLGEWTQEPFNPQSTSKTVRIDVDVPLQKLPSIEELEERWKDIDAGARETRIRRAMKLRAGYIVDGAATHPVWIWMWGDAVIVGQPGEAYSQFQTELRRRNPDRVISVLNCTNGPGYMYIPTPEAFERVRYQAWQTLLATGALELIIDATDKAIKSLPKN, encoded by the coding sequence ATGAGTAGCAAAGCCGACCTGCGCCCTGAAAATATCCTGTGGGAACCACCAACGACGCGGATGCGTGCCGGAGTGGCTCAACGGGAGATAAACCCACCAATTGGAATACGCACGGCGAGTTGGGGTGCGGCTAAGCGTCACGTTGCCACTGGCATTCACAACGCAATTACTACGACGGCTATGGCGGTGATCCCTGAAGCAGGACCGGTGAATTACTTGGTCACGGTCGACTGGGGTTGGTGGCAGGGCAAAGCCGATGATTTGGCAGTTCGAGGAGAAGTAATCAAGGCACTCAGCATCGAAGAGAATCAACTGATGCTCCATCTCACTCATACTCATGCTGGACCAACTACGGCTTCAGATGTCGCTCATGAAGAAGGTGGCGAATTTGTCGCTGCCTATCATGCAAAGGCAATCTCACAGATTGTCGCAGCATGTGAAGAAGCCCGCGATCACGCCGTCGTAGCGAATATCACCTGGGCGTATGGAAAGTGTGATTTGGCAGTAAATCGCGACCTTCCGTGTGGAGTCGAAGATGTTCTGGCGTACAACCCTGATGTTCCAGCCGACGACACTCTGACCGTTGGTCGAGTGTGCGACGAATCCGGGAAAGTTCTAGGTGTTGTTGTGAATTACGCGTGCCATCCGACGACTCTTGCATGGGCAAACAGCAAAGTTTCACCAGACTTTGTGGGAGAAGCACGTCTTCTCATTCAAGATCGAGTGAAAGCGCCGATGCTTTTCCTGCAAGGAGCTTCTGGCGATCTCTCTCCACGTGATGGCTTTAGCGGGGACACCGATTTAGCGGACAAGAATGGTCGCATATTGGGCTTCGCGACTCTCGCCGTGCTTGAGAAAATGCTCCCATCTGCAACGCGAATTCGTTTTACCAACACCGTCGAATCGGGTGCCCTATTAGGTGAATGGACTCAAGAGCCTTTCAATCCTCAGAGTACAAGCAAAACTGTCCGCATAGATGTTGACGTGCCTCTTCAGAAATTGCCATCAATTGAAGAGCTGGAAGAGCGCTGGAAGGATATCGACGCTGGTGCAAGAGAGACGAGAATTCGGCGCGCAATGAAGTTACGTGCGGGATACATTGTTGATGGCGCCGCAACACACCCAGTGTGGATCTGGATGTGGGGAGACGCCGTCATTGTGGGTCAACCGGGAGAGGCTTACTCTCAATTCCAAACTGAACTACGTCGCCGAAATCCTGATCGGGTTATCTCGGTTCTCAATTGCACAAACGGGCCGGGATATATGTACATCCCAACACCAGAGGCCTTTGAGCGCGTGCGTTATCAAGCGTGGCAAACGCTACTTGCCACAGGAGCCCTCGAATTAATTATCGACGCAACCGACAAGGCGATCAAGTCACTCCCCAAAAATTAG
- a CDS encoding succinylglutamate desuccinylase/aspartoacylase family protein, which yields MSGTVAPSFDLNADGKNKGYLVIGDSTNASGWANFHVPIIKIKNGEGPTVLVLAGNHGDEYEGQFAAAELARELMPEQIRGRVIIIPCLSQAASKAGTRHWPSGVNFNRSFPGDENGAVSDKLAHFISTELFPMSDSVMDMHSGGRGMYFIPCSHMVWSSNKAQRAKMISSMIAWNTSHHLIFPEQPGTNPASLLPGDAERQGKNIYTTELGGAGVATFETTKIAKDGLRNALAHSGVLLAPSKTREELGLSAPVFLDMRGSRSYVHAMDSGVYENLIPLGEAVEEGSPVGLIHNMDHPSAPAIEVLAPQSGVVGVMRGFPRVVIGDLVAVIGKAYGSIDELPE from the coding sequence ATGAGCGGAACTGTCGCCCCATCCTTTGATCTCAACGCGGATGGCAAAAATAAGGGGTATCTCGTCATTGGGGACTCGACCAACGCGAGCGGTTGGGCGAATTTCCATGTTCCGATCATCAAAATTAAGAATGGGGAAGGTCCAACGGTTCTCGTACTCGCGGGAAATCACGGCGATGAGTATGAAGGGCAGTTTGCCGCTGCCGAACTCGCTCGTGAATTAATGCCAGAACAGATTCGGGGCCGAGTGATCATCATCCCCTGTCTATCGCAGGCTGCATCAAAGGCCGGAACTCGCCATTGGCCTTCAGGTGTGAATTTCAATCGCTCATTTCCAGGAGATGAAAATGGCGCAGTAAGTGACAAACTCGCTCACTTCATTTCAACCGAACTCTTTCCGATGTCAGACTCCGTCATGGACATGCATAGCGGTGGGCGAGGAATGTATTTCATTCCATGCTCACACATGGTCTGGTCCAGCAACAAGGCGCAGCGCGCAAAAATGATTTCAAGCATGATCGCGTGGAACACCAGTCATCACTTGATTTTCCCTGAGCAGCCAGGGACAAATCCGGCTTCACTACTTCCAGGCGATGCCGAACGGCAAGGAAAGAATATTTATACAACCGAACTTGGTGGCGCCGGTGTTGCAACATTCGAAACAACGAAGATTGCCAAGGACGGACTCAGAAATGCCCTGGCACACTCCGGAGTTCTATTAGCCCCTTCAAAAACTCGTGAAGAACTTGGACTCTCTGCTCCCGTGTTTCTGGATATGCGTGGTTCACGATCATATGTCCACGCAATGGATTCCGGGGTCTATGAGAATCTCATTCCCCTCGGCGAAGCCGTTGAAGAAGGCTCACCGGTTGGACTCATTCACAATATGGATCACCCATCTGCTCCTGCCATCGAGGTCCTCGCACCGCAATCCGGTGTAGTCGGAGTGATGCGAGGTTTCCCACGCGTTGTTATTGGTGATTTAGTAGCAGTCATCGGAAAGGCATACGGATCCATCGACGAGTTACCAGAGTGA